In the genome of Thermodesulfobacteriota bacterium, the window TGTAACCGGCGGCGTGGTGTCTTCTCTGGGCAAGGGGCTGGCGTCTGCCGCCATCGGCGCCCTTCTGGAAAGCCGGGGGCTGTCGGTTACGCTTCAGAAACTGGATCCGTATATCAACGTGGACCCCGGCACCATGAACCCCTTCCAGCACGGGGAAGTGTTTGTCACCGACGACGGCGCGGAAACCGACCTGGACCTGGGGCATTATGAGCGCTTCACCCACGCCCATCTGGGCAAGGCCAACAACTTCACCACCGGCCGGATTTATGATTCGGTGATTTCCAAGGAACGCCGGGGGGATTACCTGGGCGGCACGGTCCAGGTGATCCCTCACATCACCGATGAGATCAAGCAGAGCATCCGCTCCCTGGAAAATACGGCCGATATCGTCATCACGGAAATCGGCGGCACCATCGGCGATATCGAAAGCCTGCCGTTTCTGGAGGCCATCCGCCAGATGCGGGCGGACGTGGGCAAAGAAAACGTGATTTACATTCACCTCACCCTGGTGCCCCACATCGCCACCGCCAGGGAAGTCAAAACCAAGCCGACCCAGCACAGCGTCAAGGAACTGCGGAGCATCGGCATTCAGCCGGACATTCTGCTCTGCCGGACCGGCGTCTTTCTGGAAGATTCCATCAAGAAGAAAATCGCCCTGTTCTGCGATGTCAGCAAAGACGCGGTCATTACGGCCATTGACGTGGATAATATTTATGAGGTGCCCCTGATTTTTCACCAGGAGGGACTGGATGACAAGATCGTGGAAATGCTCCACATCTGGACCCGGGCGCCGAAACTCGATTTCTGGATGGGGTTGTCCGAAAAAATAAGGAACCCCAAACATCACGTTCGCATCGGCGTGGTCGGCAAATACACCAACCTGACCGAATCTTATAAAAGTCTGAATGAAGCCTTGTATCACGGCGGGTTTGCCAACAACGCCAAGGTCCACCTGATGTTCATCGATTCGGAAACCATTACCCCGGAAAACCGCGCCGACAAGCTGGCCGGCGTCGACGGCATTCTGGTGCCGGGCGGATTCGGCTCCCGGGGGGTGGAAGGAAAAATTCTGGCCTGCCAGTATGCCCGGGAAAACAAAGTGCCTTTTTTCGGCATCTGCCTGGGCATGCAGGTGGCGGTAGTGGAGTTTGCCAGGAACGTGGCCGGGCTGAAAGGCGCGCACAGTTCCGAGTTCGACCGGGACACGGCCTACCCCGTTATCTATCTGATGCGGGAATGGTTTGATGAGCAGACGGGCACTACCCAGAAACGGGACCTCTCTTCGGATAAAGGCGGCACCATGCGCCTGGGCGCTTACTCCTGCAGCGTGGCCGGAAACACGTTCGCCCATGCCGCTTATGGCGCCGGCACTATTTCCGAACGCCACCGCCACCGCTATGAATTCAACAATGAATACCGGGCGCCCCTGGAAAAGGCCGGCCTGATCATCAGCGGCACCTCCCCCAACGGCGAGCTGGTGGAGATCGTGGAAGTCAAGGACCATCCCTGGTTTTTGGGCTGCCAGTTTCATCCGGAATTCAAGTCCCGGCCGGAAAACCCCCATCCCCTGTTCCGGGGTTTTATTAAGGCATCTCTGGAATACGCCGGCGGGAAGTCGTAATCAACCCGATTTGCATCTTGTCGTAATTTGATCCCGCAGGCTGACGGAAGCCGTCCGTCGGAACAGGCCGTGTTCTGCTGACGAGCCCCTGTCGACGCGTCCGCGGCAGCCGAATTGGAAAACGGAGATTGATATGAAGAACCTCCCCGAAAACGCGTGGC includes:
- a CDS encoding CTP synthase, coding for MGASSKFIFVTGGVVSSLGKGLASAAIGALLESRGLSVTLQKLDPYINVDPGTMNPFQHGEVFVTDDGAETDLDLGHYERFTHAHLGKANNFTTGRIYDSVISKERRGDYLGGTVQVIPHITDEIKQSIRSLENTADIVITEIGGTIGDIESLPFLEAIRQMRADVGKENVIYIHLTLVPHIATAREVKTKPTQHSVKELRSIGIQPDILLCRTGVFLEDSIKKKIALFCDVSKDAVITAIDVDNIYEVPLIFHQEGLDDKIVEMLHIWTRAPKLDFWMGLSEKIRNPKHHVRIGVVGKYTNLTESYKSLNEALYHGGFANNAKVHLMFIDSETITPENRADKLAGVDGILVPGGFGSRGVEGKILACQYARENKVPFFGICLGMQVAVVEFARNVAGLKGAHSSEFDRDTAYPVIYLMREWFDEQTGTTQKRDLSSDKGGTMRLGAYSCSVAGNTFAHAAYGAGTISERHRHRYEFNNEYRAPLEKAGLIISGTSPNGELVEIVEVKDHPWFLGCQFHPEFKSRPENPHPLFRGFIKASLEYAGGKS